The Nocardia vinacea genome contains the following window.
TCGCGGACCGCCGCATGCACCGGGGTCTCGTGGCTGTCGCGGGCGCCGCCGGGCAGCGCCCAGGTGCCGCCCTGATGACTCCACGGCGCGCGGTGCTGCAACAACACCGCGGAAACGCCGCCCGCGAGCGGGGCGCGCAGCAGAAGTCCGGCGGCGCCGAAGCGGCCCCAATGCCGCAATCCGTCCGAGCCGCGTGACCAACCGTCACCGTCACCACGCATCTGGTTACCATCCTCATCTAGCCGTTGCGCGGTTGTTTCACACGCCACGGCGCCGGTAAGACCACAATAAGCTCCCAGCAGGAGCACATGTGCGCACCAACCGGGGAGGTGGAGATGGCAGCGCTCGATTCGACGACGGCCCCGCGGCCGCCGTCGGTCATGACGGCCGATGTCGGGCCCGAGCGGCTGGACGTGCCGCGCGAGGCTGGGCTACGCGCCCATCTGGACCCGGCCAACCTACGATCCTTCGCGCTATCGACACCGGGCCGGCTCATCGCCATCGGTCTGCTGCTCGTCGGCCTGTGCCTGGCCGCGGGCATGATGACCGCCGCGACGGTGAGCGACCGCCAGCAGGCACTGGACATCCTGCTCGACGACACCGAGCCGGACGCGAACTCCTCCCATCACCTCTACACCTCGCTGTCCATCGCGGACGCCGCGGCGAGTACCGCGTTCATCGCGGGCGGCCTGGAACCGGAGACCGTGCGCGACCGCTACAGCCAGGCGCTCGGCGAGGCCTCCGCGGAATTGGTGACGCAATCGGGTCATGCGGCCGGCGAGGCGACCGCTGACGATCCGGACACCCGGCTGCGCACGGGCATCGCCACCGGCCTTCCGGTCTACTCTGGTCTTGTCGAAACCGCCCGTGCGAACAACCGCAACGGGTACCCGGTCGGCGCCGCGTATTTGAGCGAGGCATCGAATCAGATGCAGACCGTCCTGCTGCCGATGGCCGCACAGCTGCAGAGCCATCGCTCCGATGCTGTCAGCGCGGCCCAGCGGCATCATGTGCAGCCGCCGTGGTCCGCGATCGGTGTGCTGATTCTGGCGTTGGGCGCACTGGTCTGGTCGCAGTTCGATCTGTCGAAGCGCTGGCACCGCGTGCTCAATCCGGGACTGCTGCTCGCCTCGGCCGCGATACTGATCCTGTTGGCGTGGACGCTGATCGCCGGATCCGTCTCCGCGGCGGAAATGATCGGTGGCCGTGACCACGGCGCGGTGCCGAGCTCCCGTTTGACCGAGAGCCGCATTCTGACCCAGCAGGCCCGTTCGGCGGAGACGCTGAAGCTGGTGCGTCGCGACGCGACCGGCGACTACGACCGGACCTACGAGTCGAGTGTCACCCGACTCGACGAACTACTCAGCGGCTATCCCTCCGATGCGCCCGCCGCCGATGAGATCGAGCAGGCCCGTGCGGCACTTATCCGTTGGCGAGCGGCCCATCAGCGCATGAACGACAGCCTCGCGCACGGCGACTTCGTCGGGGCGGCAACGGTGGCGACCGGGCCTGGTACGGCGGATGCCGAAGCACAGGTGGAATCGCTGGACCGCGCACTGGGACTGGGTTTGGACGCAACGCGCGATACGTTGCGCGACAACATCTCCGGCGCGGCCCGATCACTCGACTTCCTGGCACCGGGCGCGATGGTGCTGGGGATACTCGCCGCGGCCTATGTCGGCCTCGGTATCTGGCCGCGACTTCGGGAGTACCGATGAACCGCGCGCGCGGGCTGCTCGCCGCGCTCGCCGCAAGCGCCCTGGTCGCCGGGTGCGCGGCGGGCTCGGACGCGATCGATAACAAGACCACCGTGTACACCGAACCACCGCTGCCCGCCAAAGCGGTTTCGATACCGACGGACTCACCGATTCCAGCGGAACGCGACGAGCAATGCGGCGATCCGACCGCGAGTCTGCGGCCCACCGGGGCGGGTGCGGCCGCCCGTGGACCGACCATCGATGCGATTCGTGCCCGCGGTCGGCTGGTGGTCGGATTGGATACCGGCAGTAACCTTTTCAGCTTCCGGGATCCAGTGAGTGGCACGATCGTCGGGTTCGATGCCGATATCGCCAGGGAGGTCGCGCGCGATCTGTTCGGTAGTCCGGAGCAGATCGAGTACCGCAGTCTCGGGTCCGCGGAGCGCGAGTCCGCGCTGCAGAATCACCTCGTCGATATCGTCGCCAAGACGATGACGATCAATTGTGAACGGCGGCAGAAGGTCGCCTTCTCCACCGTCTATCTCCACGCGAATCAGCGCGTGCTCGCGGTGAAGAACTCCGGCATCCGAAGTCTGGCCGATTTGGCGGGTAAGCGAGTGTGCATCGTTTCCGGCACCACCTCGCTGGATCACATGCGCCGCGAACAGCCCGCAGCGACCATCCTCACCGTGCCCACCTGGGCCGACTGTTTGGTAGTACTGCAGCAGCGCCAAGTCGACGCGATCAGCACCGACGACGCCGTCCTCGCGGGTCTGGCCACGCAGGACTCGTCGTACACCGAGTTGGTCGGCCCCAGCATCAGCGTCGAGCCCTACGGCATCGGAATCCCCAAGGGCAACGACGATCTCGTCCGCTTCGTCAACGGCAGCCTGGAGCGCATCCGCAATGACGGCACATGGGTCCGGCTGTACCAGCAATACCTCATCGCTCTAGGGCCGGTACCAGCCCCGCCCGTCCCGACCTATCAGGACTGACGGCGATGACATCACCGCACGATGCCACCGATTCGACCAAGGGCGAGCCGAAGGAACCCGCCGAGGAATCCGGAGAGACCACCAGGGCAACCGCGTTCTTCGAACCAGATATGGCCGAACCAGGCTCCGCGGCCATCGAAACGATCAGGTGGTCACCGGGTACCGGCCCCGAGGCCGAAAACCTGCGTCCCGAGGCCACTTCCGGCACCGGGGAGACCGCCGACAAATCCGTCCGTCACCACCCCGCCTCCGCCGAAACGACCCGTGACCACCCCGCCTCCGCGGAAACCATCCGCCACCAACCCGCCTCCGGCGAAACCGTTCGGCGGAACAATATGGCCGCTGAATTCACCGTCGGCGCATGGAATGCCCCGGAGCCGACCTCCGCCGCGACCATGCGCACCTCCGGCCGCAGCGTCCGCACCGCGCGCTCGCGACCGACGACGCGCAAACTCGGCGCCGGACTGGTCACGATTCCGAATATCCCGCCCGCCGATCCACGCACCGCGGTGCTCGCCGATGCCGTCGTCTCCGAGGGCAGGCGCTTCTGTTGGCGTTGCGGCAACCCGGTCGGGCGCGCCACCGCGACCCGCCCCGCGACAACCGCTGGCACCTGCGAAACCTGCGGTGCGCCATACGATTTCCGCCCGTCACTGCACGAGGGCGATATGGTGTCGAGCCAGTACGAGATCCAGGGCTGTATCGCGCACGGCGGACTCGGCTGGATCTACCTCGCGATCGACCGCAATGTCAGCGACCGCTGGGTCGTCCTGAAGGGTTTGCTGCACGCGGGCGATACCGAGGCGCAGGCGGTGGCCGTCGCCGAACGCCAATTCCTCGCCGAGGTGGCACATCCCAGCATCGTCAAGATCCACAACTTCGTCGAGCACACCGGCGACGACGGCGAGTCCATCGGCTACATCGTCATGGAGTACGTCGGCGGCCGCTCGCTGCGCGATATTCTCGACACCTATCCGCGGCCGGAGCGGATGCCGGTCCCCGAGGCGATCGCATATCTGCTCGAGATCCTGCCCGCGCTGGAGTATCTGCACTCGATCGGGTTGACCTACAACGACCTCAAACCCGATAACATCATGGTCACCGAGGATCAGGTCAAACTCATCGACCTCGGCGCCGTCGCCACCATCGATGCCTACGGAAACCTGTATGGCACCAGGGGTTTTCAGGCACCCGAGATCGCCAGGACCGGTCCGACGGTGGCCTCGGACATCTACACGGTCGGGCGGACGCTGGCCGTGCTGACTTTGAGCATGCCGATGGAACAGGGACGCTATCTCGACGGCATTCCCGATCTCGCCGACCATCCGGTGCTCGAACGCTACGAGTTCTTTCATCGCTTGCTGCTGTGCGCGACCGATCCCGATCCCGAGCGCCGCTTTCCCTCCGCGCGCGTCATGTCGGCCCAGTTGGCCGGTGTACTGCGCGAGATCCTGTCCATGGAGACCGGCGCCGACCATCCACAGCTGTCCACAGTTTTCAGTCCACAGCGCGGCAGCTTCGGCACCGAGGAGTTGATCAGCCAGACCGACGCCTATGCCGACGGCATTGCCAGAAGCAATCTGCTGCGCGCCGACGAAGTGGCTGCGGCACTTCCGGTTCCGCTCATCGATCCGACGGACGCATCGGTGCCCGTGCTCGCGGCCGTGGCACATCCGGAACCGAACGATGCGCTTGCGGCGCTGCAGGAAGCGCATGAGCGCGCAGTGGCCGATCCCGAAAAGACACAGGAGACATGGGATCTGGAACTGACGCTGGCCGAGGCCAAGCTCCGGCTCGAACTCGGCGAATCGGCGGCGGTGCTGCAGATGCTGTCACGACTGCCCGGCGATCACGATTGGCGCATCGACTGGTATCTGGGCCAGGCCCAACTGCTCGAGTTGGACTACCAGCAGGCCTATGACAGCTTCGATGCGGTGCTGCGGGTGCTACCCGGCGAGATCGCGCCCAAGCTCGCACTCGCGGCAACTGCGGAACTCGTACTGCAACACTGGGATTCGGACGACCACGAACAATGGCGGGCCTGTGCGGAGAAGTTCTACGCCACTGTCTGGCGCACCGATCGAGCCGTGGTGAGTGCCGCGTTCGGCCTGGCCAGGCAGTCGGCCGAGGCGGGTCAGGTCGACGAGGCGGTGCGCGCGCTCGACGAAGTGCCCGCCGCCTCCCGGCACTACACAACGGCTCGGATGACCGCGGTGTGGCTATTGCTCACCGCGGCCCCGATCGCCGAACTCCCCGAATCCACCCTGCACCTTTCGGCCTCGCGCGTTGTCGGTCTGCCCAGTGGGGAGAGCCGCGCGACCCAGATGCGCGTGCTCGTCCACGGTGCTGCGCTGGCCTGGCTGCAATCGGGCAATACACCGAGGAGCGACGGGACGACTCTCTTCGGCGCGCCGTTCACCGAGCGCGAGCTGCGCGCGGGCACCGAGGCCGGGCTGCGCGCCCTGGCCCGCAGCGCCCCCGGCCGCAATCACCGCTATGCCTTGGTCGACCTGGCGAACTCGATCCGCGCCAAGACCTGGATCTAGATTCGAAGCTGGACGACTGATCTCGTACGAACATGGGTAACTCATCGGGTACCCCCAAAACCGAGCCACCCTCGCAACCGCCGGCCCGCGACGACCGGCCCCCCACCTCCCAACGACCGGCAAAAGGCCCGGGGAGGCGGGGGAGCCTCGGATCTCGATTCGCGGAGCAGTCGGCACACCGATGATCCCCCGGGATTCCGCGCTTCCGGCCCGCCCCGGGGGCAGCCGGAGCGGGCACATCGGGAGTGGCGAGGGCATCGCGGTCCCGATAGCGGCGGAGGTCCGGCCCCGGTTTCGGCGTCCGGCGCGAACCTGATCCGATACCAATACTGCCGCGGCGAGTGTGAGGATTCCGTGAGGTTTTCTAGAGTCGCTCAATCAGCGCGCTGAGCTGCGACAACGCGGAGCGCGGCCTGCGCTATCGCCAATTCCTCATTGGTCGGCACGACCAGCACGGCAACCTCTGCGCCCGGTGCGGAGATATGCCGGGCCGCGCGGTCCGCAGCGGTGTTGCGGGCCGGGTCGACTGCGATGCCGAAGCGGGACAGCCCGGCGAGTGCGTCGGCGCGGACCTGCGGGCTGTTCTCGCCGACGCCCGCGGTGAAGGTGATGGCATCGACGCCACCGAGCTCGATCAGATACGCGCCGAGGTAGCGGCGCAGGCGGTGGATGTACACGTCGTAGGCCAGGCGCGCCGCGGCGTCGCCCCCGTCGATGAGCCGCTGCAACTCACGGAAGTCGTTGACGCCGGATAGGCCCTTGAGTCCGGCGTTGCGGTTCAGCATTTCGTCGATCTGGTCGACATCCATGTGGGCCGCGCGGACCAGATGCGCGAAGATCCCGGGATCGAGATCGCCGCCCCTGGTCCCCATCACCAAGCCTTCCAGCGGGGTGAGGCCCATGGTGGTGTCGATCGGGTGTCCGCCGCGTATGGCCGATGCCGACGCGCCGTTGCCGAGGTGGAAGATAATCTGATTCAGGTCTGCGGGATCGCGATCGAGCAGCGCGGCGACCCGGCCGGAGACGTACTCGTGCGACGTGCCGTGGAAGCCGTACTTCCGGATGCCATGCGCGGCAGCGAGTTTCGCATCGATGGCGTAGGTCTTGGCGGCATCGGGGAGGCCGTGGAAGAACGCGGTGTCGAAGACCGCCACCTGCGGTACGCCGGGCAGCAGTTCGCGCGCGCTCTCGATGCCCGCGACATTCGCCGGATTGTGCAGCGGCGCAAGCGAAGACAGGTCGGATATGGCCGCGACCACGTCGTCATCGATGAGCGTCGGCCGGTAGAACACTTCGCCGCCGTGCACCACGCGGTGCCCGACCGCGCGCACCCCGGCGGTGGCCAGATCGTGGCCGGATTCGGCGAACACATCGAAAACCAGCCGCAGCCCCGCCGTGTGATCGGCGATCGGCTGTCGATGCTGGATGGTTCGGCCATCGACCTGATGCTCGATCCCGGCCTGCTCCTCGCCGATCCGATCGACCATGCCGGACGCGGCGACCACACCCGACTCCGGGTCCAGCAGCTGGTATTTGATCGACGACGAGCCGGAATTGATCACCAGCACGAGGTCATTGCGCCCACCGGTCGCCCGACCACCGCTCCGCATCGAATCGCTGCGCGATGCCGCGTTCATATCTGCACCTCCTGCATCACGCGCGTGCCCCGCACTCGGTCAGCAACCGCGAACCCGGTCGCATTGTTCCGCTGTGTGCCACACCGCACATCAGCTCTCCTCTGCCTGGATCGCGGTGATGGCAACCGTATTGACGATATCGGCGACGAGCGCACCGCGGGACAGGTCGTTGACCGGTTTGCGCAGCCCCTGCAGCACCGGGCCGATCGCGATCGCACCGGCGCTGCGCTGGACCGCCTTGTAGGTGTTGTTACCGGTGTTGAGGTCGGGAAACACGAAGACCGTTGCGCGCCCCGCCACTTCGGAATCCGGGAGTTTGGTGGTGGCCACCGTGGGTTCGATCGCGGCGTCGTACTGGATCGGGCCCTCCACCAGCAGTTCCGGCTCGCGCTCGCGAACCAGTTTGGTGGCCACGCGCACCTTGTCCACATCGGCGCCGCTGCCGGATTCACCGGTCGAGTAGGACAGCATCGCGACGCGCGGGTCGATGCCGAAGCGAGCCGCGGTGCGCGCGGAGGAGATCGCGATATCGGCCAGCTGCTCCGAGGTCGGATCGGGCACAACGGCACAGTCGCCGTAGGCGAGCACCCGATCGGCCAGGCACATGAGGAACACACTGGAGACCGTGGACACCC
Protein-coding sequences here:
- a CDS encoding glutamate ABC transporter substrate-binding protein; translation: MNRARGLLAALAASALVAGCAAGSDAIDNKTTVYTEPPLPAKAVSIPTDSPIPAERDEQCGDPTASLRPTGAGAAARGPTIDAIRARGRLVVGLDTGSNLFSFRDPVSGTIVGFDADIAREVARDLFGSPEQIEYRSLGSAERESALQNHLVDIVAKTMTINCERRQKVAFSTVYLHANQRVLAVKNSGIRSLADLAGKRVCIVSGTTSLDHMRREQPAATILTVPTWADCLVVLQQRQVDAISTDDAVLAGLATQDSSYTELVGPSISVEPYGIGIPKGNDDLVRFVNGSLERIRNDGTWVRLYQQYLIALGPVPAPPVPTYQD
- a CDS encoding serine/threonine-protein kinase; the encoded protein is MTSPHDATDSTKGEPKEPAEESGETTRATAFFEPDMAEPGSAAIETIRWSPGTGPEAENLRPEATSGTGETADKSVRHHPASAETTRDHPASAETIRHQPASGETVRRNNMAAEFTVGAWNAPEPTSAATMRTSGRSVRTARSRPTTRKLGAGLVTIPNIPPADPRTAVLADAVVSEGRRFCWRCGNPVGRATATRPATTAGTCETCGAPYDFRPSLHEGDMVSSQYEIQGCIAHGGLGWIYLAIDRNVSDRWVVLKGLLHAGDTEAQAVAVAERQFLAEVAHPSIVKIHNFVEHTGDDGESIGYIVMEYVGGRSLRDILDTYPRPERMPVPEAIAYLLEILPALEYLHSIGLTYNDLKPDNIMVTEDQVKLIDLGAVATIDAYGNLYGTRGFQAPEIARTGPTVASDIYTVGRTLAVLTLSMPMEQGRYLDGIPDLADHPVLERYEFFHRLLLCATDPDPERRFPSARVMSAQLAGVLREILSMETGADHPQLSTVFSPQRGSFGTEELISQTDAYADGIARSNLLRADEVAAALPVPLIDPTDASVPVLAAVAHPEPNDALAALQEAHERAVADPEKTQETWDLELTLAEAKLRLELGESAAVLQMLSRLPGDHDWRIDWYLGQAQLLELDYQQAYDSFDAVLRVLPGEIAPKLALAATAELVLQHWDSDDHEQWRACAEKFYATVWRTDRAVVSAAFGLARQSAEAGQVDEAVRALDEVPAASRHYTTARMTAVWLLLTAAPIAELPESTLHLSASRVVGLPSGESRATQMRVLVHGAALAWLQSGNTPRSDGTTLFGAPFTERELRAGTEAGLRALARSAPGRNHRYALVDLANSIRAKTWI
- a CDS encoding acetate kinase, whose translation is MRSGGRATGGRNDLVLVINSGSSSIKYQLLDPESGVVAASGMVDRIGEEQAGIEHQVDGRTIQHRQPIADHTAGLRLVFDVFAESGHDLATAGVRAVGHRVVHGGEVFYRPTLIDDDVVAAISDLSSLAPLHNPANVAGIESARELLPGVPQVAVFDTAFFHGLPDAAKTYAIDAKLAAAHGIRKYGFHGTSHEYVSGRVAALLDRDPADLNQIIFHLGNGASASAIRGGHPIDTTMGLTPLEGLVMGTRGGDLDPGIFAHLVRAAHMDVDQIDEMLNRNAGLKGLSGVNDFRELQRLIDGGDAAARLAYDVYIHRLRRYLGAYLIELGGVDAITFTAGVGENSPQVRADALAGLSRFGIAVDPARNTAADRAARHISAPGAEVAVLVVPTNEELAIAQAALRVVAAQRAD